The genomic window CCTAGGTGTTAGGGCTGTGCCGTTGAGGCCCCTGCACGACTTTCTGCTCGCCTTCATCCCGCTGTTCGTGGCCGTGGACGTCGTGGCTCTGGTGCCGATCTATCTTGGGATCGGTATGCCGCTCGATGAGGCTGCACGGCGCCGGCTCGTGCTCGAAGCGACGCTGACGGCAGCGGCGGTCGGGCTCGGCTTCCTGCTGATTGGCGACGCCGTCCTGTACTTTCTCGGGGTGACGGTCGGAGATTTTCAGGTCGCCGGCGGCTTGCTGCTGTTCGTGCTCTCCATCTACGTTCATTTCGGCACCTCACTTCACGAAGCTGATGCCTCACCTGGGGGCAGGTCACGAAAAACTGGCGGGGCAATGGCGGTGCGCAGCCCTAGCCGGCGGTGAGCGCTGTCGCGACGCCATGCACGTCAGTGCATAGCCACGCGATGACGATCTTGCTCCTGCGCCAGGGTGAACTGGTGATAGGCCCTGTGATTGGCCCGCAGGCTCCGGCGATAGGAGAGATTGCTCACCAGCGACACGACCGAGTGTCGCCCGCGCCAGAAGGAGCATAGAAGGA from Candidatus Rokuibacteriota bacterium includes these protein-coding regions:
- a CDS encoding MarC family protein, producing MRPLHDFLLAFIPLFVAVDVVALVPIYLGIGMPLDEAARRRLVLEATLTAAAVGLGFLLIGDAVLYFLGVTVGDFQVAGGLLLFVLSIYVHFGTSLHEADASPGGRSRKTGGAMAVRSPSRR